A window of the Kosakonia sp. BYX6 genome harbors these coding sequences:
- a CDS encoding isochorismatase, translating to MAIPKLQGYALPGAADIPENKVSWPFEPARAALLIHDMQDYFVNFWGDHCPMMQQVVANIAALRTFCKQRNIPVYYTAQPKEQSDEDRALLNDMWGPGLTRSPEQQKIVAELAPDEADTVLVKWRYSAFHRSPLEQMLKETGRNQLIITGVYSHIGCMTTATDAFMRDIKPFMVADALADFSREEHLMSLNYVAGRSGRVVLTQELLPVPGSVDALRALILPLLDESDEPMNDENLIDYGLDSVRMMALAARWRKVHGDIDFVMLAKNPTIDAWWKLLSREVK from the coding sequence ATGGCAATCCCAAAATTACAGGGCTACGCGCTGCCTGGTGCGGCTGATATCCCGGAAAACAAAGTGAGCTGGCCGTTTGAACCCGCGCGCGCCGCGCTGCTGATTCATGATATGCAGGACTATTTTGTGAATTTCTGGGGCGATCACTGCCCGATGATGCAGCAAGTGGTGGCGAACATCGCCGCGCTGCGCACGTTCTGCAAGCAACGCAACATTCCGGTGTATTACACCGCGCAGCCGAAAGAGCAGAGCGATGAAGATCGCGCTTTGCTGAATGATATGTGGGGACCGGGTTTAACCCGGTCGCCGGAGCAGCAGAAAATTGTCGCCGAACTGGCGCCGGACGAAGCCGACACCGTGCTGGTGAAGTGGCGTTATAGCGCGTTTCACCGTTCGCCGCTGGAGCAGATGCTGAAAGAAACCGGGCGCAATCAACTGATCATCACCGGTGTGTATTCGCACATCGGCTGCATGACCACCGCCACCGATGCCTTCATGCGCGATATCAAGCCGTTTATGGTTGCCGATGCGCTGGCGGATTTCAGCCGTGAAGAGCATTTAATGTCGCTGAACTATGTCGCCGGGCGTTCCGGGCGCGTGGTACTGACGCAGGAATTGCTGCCGGTGCCGGGAAGTGTTGACGCGCTGCGCGCGCTGATCCTGCCGCTGCTGGATGAGTCCGACGAGCCAATGAATGACGAAAACTTGATCGATTACGGCCTGGATTCCGTGCGCATGATGGCGCTGGCTGCCCGCTGGCGCAAAGTGCACGGTGATATCGATTTTGTGATGCTGGCGAAAAACCCGACGATTGATGCCTGGTGGAAGCTGCTCTCCCGCGAGGTGAAATAA
- a CDS encoding TetR/AcrR family transcriptional regulator, which produces MSRGRPREFDRTDALDNAMKVFWQKGYTATSMNDLYEAMGIKSPSLYAAFGGKEDLYNEVLQHYLQNIAPQIWGCVSTEPSPKKAIAQWLERSAEVLTRCDSPRGCMLVLSAVGSEGNDRLGQQVQQMRSKGIALLKTRLMQACEIGELPVDTDIDALARLYAGIQQGMSIQARDGASRETLLGIARMAMGLWPTL; this is translated from the coding sequence ATGAGCCGGGGAAGACCACGGGAATTTGACCGTACCGATGCACTCGACAACGCGATGAAAGTCTTCTGGCAGAAGGGTTACACCGCGACATCAATGAATGATTTGTATGAGGCGATGGGCATCAAATCGCCCAGTTTGTATGCGGCATTTGGCGGTAAAGAGGATCTCTACAACGAAGTATTGCAGCACTATTTGCAGAATATTGCGCCGCAGATCTGGGGCTGCGTCAGCACCGAGCCGTCACCTAAAAAAGCCATCGCGCAGTGGCTGGAGCGCTCCGCCGAGGTGCTGACACGCTGCGATTCGCCGCGCGGCTGTATGCTGGTGCTTTCCGCCGTCGGCAGCGAAGGTAACGATCGCCTGGGCCAGCAGGTGCAACAGATGCGAAGCAAAGGGATTGCGTTGCTGAAAACGCGACTAATGCAGGCGTGCGAGATAGGGGAGTTGCCCGTCGACACCGATATCGACGCGCTCGCAAGGCTGTATGCCGGAATCCAGCAAGGCATGTCGATCCAGGCGCGAGACGGCGCAAGCCGGGAAACCCTGCTCGGCATCGCCCGAATGGCAATGGGGTTGTGGCCCACACTGTAG
- the entH gene encoding proofreading thioesterase EntH, whose translation MIWKRHLTLDELNATSDNTLVSHLAITYTRIGDDFLEAEMPVDSRTHQPFGLLHGGASAALAETLGSMASHMMTRDGQCVVGTELNASHHRPVSQGKVRGVCQPLYLGRQSQSWEIVVFDEQGRRCCTCRLSTAVLG comes from the coding sequence ATGATCTGGAAACGGCATTTAACCCTCGATGAGCTGAATGCGACCAGCGATAACACGCTGGTTTCGCATCTGGCGATCACTTATACCCGCATCGGCGATGATTTTCTCGAAGCCGAAATGCCGGTCGATAGCCGCACGCATCAACCGTTTGGCCTGCTGCACGGTGGCGCGTCGGCGGCGCTGGCGGAGACGCTCGGATCGATGGCCAGCCATATGATGACCCGCGACGGGCAGTGCGTGGTCGGCACTGAACTGAACGCCAGCCACCATCGCCCGGTTTCTCAGGGCAAAGTGCGCGGCGTTTGCCAGCCGTTATACCTCGGTCGGCAGAGCCAAAGCTGGGAAATTGTGGTGTTTGACGAACAAGGTCGACGCTGCTGCACCTGCCGCCTGAGCACCGCCGTGCTGGGCTAA
- a CDS encoding oxidoreductase, producing the protein MSSTDIRVVPGPANYYSHAGSLARLHDFYPPEQLSRAVWIYGERAFAGAKPFLPEGFNAPGAKHILFKGHCSEHDVSELAQQAGDDRAVVIGLGGGALLDTAKAVARRLGLPVVAIPTIAATCAAWTPLSVWYNDAGQALQFEIFDDANFLVLVEPQIILNAPAEYLLAGIGDTLAKWYEAVVLAPQPETLPLTVRLGINGALAIRDVLLASSEAALADQQRGEVTQAFRDVVDAIIAGGGMVGGLGERYTRVAAAHAVHNGLTVLPQTEKFLHGTKVAYGILVQSALLGQDDVLAQLIDAYQRFNLPTTLAALDVDINNHAELDKVIAHTLRPVESIHYLPVALTADTLRAAFEKVETLSR; encoded by the coding sequence ATGAGCAGTACCGATATTCGCGTTGTACCCGGCCCCGCCAATTACTATTCCCATGCCGGTAGCCTCGCACGATTGCATGATTTTTATCCCCCCGAACAACTCTCCCGCGCGGTGTGGATCTACGGCGAACGCGCTTTCGCTGGCGCAAAACCGTTCCTGCCGGAAGGCTTTAACGCACCGGGCGCGAAACATATTCTGTTCAAAGGCCACTGCAGCGAGCATGACGTGAGCGAACTGGCGCAGCAGGCGGGTGATGACCGTGCGGTGGTGATCGGCCTTGGCGGCGGCGCGCTGCTGGACACCGCGAAAGCCGTGGCGCGCCGTCTCGGTTTGCCGGTGGTGGCAATCCCGACCATTGCCGCCACTTGCGCGGCGTGGACGCCGCTGTCGGTCTGGTACAACGACGCGGGCCAGGCGCTGCAATTTGAAATTTTCGACGACGCCAACTTCCTGGTGCTGGTCGAACCGCAAATTATCCTCAACGCGCCCGCGGAATATCTGCTGGCCGGGATCGGCGATACGCTGGCGAAGTGGTATGAAGCGGTGGTATTAGCCCCGCAGCCGGAAACCCTGCCGCTGACCGTGCGTTTGGGGATTAACGGCGCGCTGGCGATCCGTGATGTGTTATTGGCAAGCAGTGAAGCGGCACTGGCGGATCAGCAACGCGGTGAAGTGACGCAAGCATTTCGCGATGTGGTGGATGCGATTATTGCCGGTGGCGGCATGGTGGGCGGTCTGGGCGAGCGTTACACCCGCGTAGCCGCCGCGCACGCGGTGCACAATGGCCTGACGGTGTTGCCGCAAACCGAGAAATTCCTGCACGGCACGAAAGTGGCGTACGGCATTTTGGTGCAAAGCGCATTGCTCGGCCAGGACGATGTATTGGCACAATTGATTGATGCGTACCAGCGTTTCAACCTGCCAACCACGCTGGCGGCGCTCGATGTGGATATCAACAACCACGCCGAGCTGGATAAGGTGATTGCCCACACCCTGCGCCCGGTGGAATCGATCCATTATTTGCCGGTGGCGTTAACCGCCGACACCCTGCGCGCCGCCTTTGAAAAAGTGGAAACCTTGTCGCGTTAA
- a CDS encoding SDR family NAD(P)-dependent oxidoreductase has translation MSHSLSGKRALVTGASRGLGKAIALTLARAGADVAITWEKSADKALAVAEEIRTLGRNGIAIQADSANPQAARSAVEQAVEQLGGLDILVNNAGIAYNGQLEAMSQEEIDALINVNIRGVVFSTQAALAHLPDGGRIINIGSSLSDHVPLHNVSVYSMTKSALNSLTRGLARDLGPRGITVNMVKPGSTDSDMNPANGAGAETQRQLTALGHYGEAQDIAEAVAFLASPAAKHITGTDILVDGGTNA, from the coding sequence ATGTCACACTCTCTTTCAGGTAAACGCGCGCTGGTCACCGGCGCAAGTCGCGGCTTGGGTAAAGCCATTGCATTGACGCTGGCGCGCGCCGGGGCGGATGTCGCCATCACCTGGGAAAAATCGGCCGATAAAGCCCTGGCCGTGGCCGAAGAAATTCGCACTCTGGGGCGTAATGGCATCGCCATTCAGGCCGATAGCGCGAACCCGCAGGCTGCACGCAGCGCCGTTGAGCAAGCGGTCGAACAACTTGGCGGGCTGGATATTTTGGTGAATAACGCGGGCATTGCCTATAACGGGCAACTGGAAGCGATGTCGCAGGAGGAGATCGACGCGCTGATCAACGTGAACATTCGCGGTGTGGTGTTCTCCACCCAGGCGGCGCTGGCGCATCTGCCGGATGGCGGGCGCATTATCAATATCGGCAGCAGCCTCTCTGACCACGTGCCGCTGCACAATGTGAGCGTTTATTCGATGACCAAATCGGCGTTGAACTCGTTGACGCGCGGGCTGGCGCGCGATCTCGGGCCGCGCGGCATTACCGTGAATATGGTAAAACCAGGATCGACCGACAGCGACATGAACCCGGCAAACGGCGCGGGCGCCGAAACGCAGCGCCAGCTTACCGCGTTGGGGCATTACGGCGAGGCGCAGGATATTGCCGAAGCGGTCGCGTTCCTCGCAAGCCCGGCGGCGAAGCATATTACCGGCACGGATATTCTGGTGGATGGCGGCACCAACGCCTGA
- a CDS encoding YbdD/YjiX family protein, which translates to MFDTLSKAGKYLGQAAKMMIGVPDYDNYVEHMRVTHPDQTPMTYEEFFRERQDARYGGKGGARCC; encoded by the coding sequence ATGTTCGACACGCTTTCAAAAGCCGGGAAGTATTTAGGCCAGGCGGCGAAAATGATGATTGGCGTTCCGGATTACGACAACTATGTCGAGCATATGCGTGTCACGCATCCGGATCAGACGCCAATGACTTATGAGGAATTTTTCCGCGAGCGTCAGGATGCGCGCTACGGCGGAAAAGGCGGTGCACGCTGCTGTTAA
- the cstA gene encoding pyruvate/proton symporter CstA gives MNNSGKYLIWGALSLVGAFALGYIALNRGEQINALWIVVAAVCIYLIAYRFYGLYIAKNVLQVDPTRMTPAVRHNDGLDYVPTDKKVLFGHHFAAIAGAGPLVGPVLAAQMGYLPGMIWILAGVVLAGAVQDFMVLFISTRRDGRSLGEMVKEEMGPTVGVIALVATFMIMVIILAVLAMIVVKALTHSPWGTYTVAFTIPLAIFMGIYIRYLRPGRIGEVSVIGLVLLVFAIISGGWVAESPTWAPWFDFTGVQLTWMLVGYGFVASVLPVWLLLAPRDYLSTFLKIGTIIGLAIGILIMRPTLTMPALTKFVDGTGPVWTGNLFPFLFITIACGAVSGFHALISSGTTPKMLASEGQACFIGYGGMLMESFVAIMALVSACIIDPGVYFAMNSPMAVLAPAGTTDVVASAAQVVSGWGFSITPDTLRQIADEVGEQSIISRAGGAPTLAVGMAYILHGALGGMMDVSFWYHFAILFEALFILTAVDAGTRAARFMLQDLLGVISPNLKRTESLPANLLSTALCVLAWGYFLHQGVVDPLGGINTLWPLFGIANQMLAGMALMLCAVVLFKMKRQRYAWVALVPTAWLLICTLTAGWQKSFSPDTKVGFLAIANKFQAMIDSGNIPAQYTESQLTQLVFNNRLDAGLTIFFMVVVVVLAFYSLKTALAALKEDKPTAKETPYQEMPDNVEQIVGQAKGVH, from the coding sequence ATGAACAACTCAGGGAAATACCTTATTTGGGGCGCGCTCTCACTTGTCGGCGCGTTTGCCCTTGGCTACATCGCATTGAATCGCGGCGAACAGATTAACGCTCTGTGGATTGTGGTCGCCGCCGTCTGTATTTACCTCATCGCTTACCGGTTTTATGGTCTCTACATCGCCAAAAATGTGCTGCAAGTTGACCCAACGCGCATGACTCCGGCGGTGCGGCACAACGACGGCCTTGATTATGTGCCGACGGATAAGAAAGTGCTGTTCGGTCACCATTTTGCCGCTATTGCCGGCGCAGGCCCGCTGGTAGGGCCGGTACTGGCGGCGCAGATGGGCTACCTGCCGGGGATGATCTGGATCCTCGCGGGCGTGGTGCTGGCCGGTGCGGTGCAGGATTTTATGGTGCTGTTTATCTCCACGCGCCGCGACGGGCGCTCCCTCGGCGAGATGGTCAAAGAAGAGATGGGGCCGACTGTCGGGGTGATCGCGCTGGTGGCGACCTTTATGATCATGGTGATCATTCTGGCGGTGCTGGCGATGATTGTCGTCAAAGCGCTGACCCACAGCCCGTGGGGAACTTACACCGTGGCGTTCACCATTCCGCTGGCGATTTTTATGGGCATCTACATTCGCTACCTGCGCCCTGGGCGCATTGGCGAAGTGTCGGTGATTGGCCTGGTGCTGCTGGTGTTCGCGATTATTTCCGGCGGCTGGGTCGCCGAAAGCCCGACGTGGGCACCGTGGTTTGATTTCACCGGCGTGCAACTGACGTGGATGCTGGTGGGTTATGGTTTTGTCGCGTCGGTATTGCCGGTGTGGCTGCTGCTTGCGCCGCGCGATTACCTCTCTACTTTCCTGAAAATCGGCACCATCATCGGGCTGGCGATCGGCATTCTGATCATGCGCCCGACGCTGACCATGCCCGCGCTGACCAAATTTGTCGACGGCACCGGGCCGGTGTGGACAGGCAACCTGTTCCCGTTCCTGTTTATCACCATTGCCTGCGGCGCGGTCTCTGGCTTCCATGCGCTGATTTCCTCCGGCACCACGCCGAAAATGCTCGCCAGCGAAGGCCAGGCCTGTTTTATCGGTTACGGTGGCATGTTGATGGAGTCGTTCGTGGCGATCATGGCGCTGGTGTCGGCATGCATTATCGATCCGGGCGTGTACTTCGCCATGAACAGCCCGATGGCGGTGTTAGCGCCGGCGGGCACCACCGATGTGGTGGCGTCAGCCGCGCAGGTGGTGAGCGGCTGGGGCTTTAGCATCACGCCGGACACGCTCAGACAGATTGCCGATGAAGTGGGTGAGCAGTCGATCATTTCCCGCGCGGGCGGAGCGCCAACCCTGGCGGTAGGTATGGCCTACATTCTGCACGGCGCGCTCGGCGGCATGATGGATGTCTCGTTCTGGTATCACTTCGCGATTCTGTTCGAGGCGCTGTTTATTCTGACGGCGGTCGATGCCGGAACCCGCGCGGCGCGCTTTATGTTGCAGGACTTGTTGGGGGTAATTTCCCCGAACCTGAAACGCACCGAATCGCTGCCCGCCAACCTGCTTTCCACCGCATTGTGCGTGCTGGCGTGGGGCTATTTCCTGCATCAGGGCGTGGTCGATCCGCTGGGCGGCATCAACACCTTGTGGCCGCTGTTCGGCATTGCCAACCAGATGTTGGCCGGTATGGCGTTAATGCTCTGCGCGGTGGTGCTGTTTAAGATGAAACGCCAGCGTTACGCGTGGGTGGCGTTAGTGCCAACGGCCTGGCTGCTGATCTGTACCTTGACCGCAGGCTGGCAAAAATCTTTCAGCCCGGACACCAAAGTTGGCTTCCTGGCGATTGCCAATAAGTTCCAGGCGATGATAGATAGCGGCAATATTCCGGCGCAGTATACCGAGTCGCAACTGACGCAACTGGTGTTCAACAACCGTCTTGATGCCGGGTTGACCATCTTCTTTATGGTCGTTGTGGTGGTGCTGGCATTCTACTCGCTGAAAACCGCGCTGGCGGCGTTGAAAGAGGACAAACCGACGGCAAAAGAGACGCCGTACCAGGAAATGCCGGACAACGTTGAGCAGATTGTCGGCCAGGCGAAGGGCGTTCATTAA
- the entA gene encoding 2,3-dihydro-2,3-dihydroxybenzoate dehydrogenase EntA yields MASLDFTGKIVWVTGAGKGIGYATALAFVEAGAQVIGFDLAFRGNDYPFSCEVVDIADAGQAAAVCKRLLAQSERLDVLVNAAGVLHMGATDNLTAEAWQNTFSVNVGGAFNLFQQTMAQFRRQQGGAIVTVCSDAAHTPRIGMSAYGASKAALKSLALTVGLELAASHVRCNIVSPGSTDTDMQRTLWVSDDAEQQRIRGYGEQFKLGIPLGKIARPQEVANTVLFLSSDLASHITLQDIVVDGGSTLGA; encoded by the coding sequence ATGGCGAGCCTGGATTTTACCGGCAAAATCGTCTGGGTGACCGGTGCCGGAAAAGGCATCGGTTACGCCACTGCGCTGGCCTTTGTCGAGGCGGGTGCACAGGTGATCGGTTTCGATCTGGCGTTTCGCGGCAATGATTACCCCTTCTCCTGTGAAGTGGTGGATATCGCCGATGCCGGGCAGGCCGCGGCAGTCTGCAAACGTCTACTGGCGCAGAGCGAGCGGCTGGACGTGCTGGTGAATGCCGCGGGCGTGCTGCATATGGGCGCGACCGACAACCTCACTGCTGAGGCGTGGCAAAACACCTTTTCCGTCAACGTTGGCGGCGCGTTTAACCTGTTCCAGCAGACCATGGCGCAGTTTCGCCGTCAGCAGGGCGGGGCGATTGTTACCGTCTGTTCGGACGCCGCGCACACGCCGCGCATCGGCATGAGCGCCTATGGCGCGTCGAAAGCGGCGCTGAAAAGCCTGGCGTTGACCGTCGGTCTGGAACTGGCCGCCAGCCATGTGCGCTGCAATATTGTTTCGCCAGGTTCCACCGACACCGATATGCAACGCACGCTTTGGGTCAGTGATGACGCTGAACAGCAGCGCATTCGCGGTTACGGCGAGCAGTTCAAGCTCGGCATTCCGCTGGGTAAAATCGCCCGTCCGCAGGAAGTGGCGAACACGGTTTTGTTCCTTTCCTCCGATCTCGCCAGCCATATCACTTTGCAAGACATCGTGGTGGATGGCGGTTCGACATTGGGGGCGTAA